The nucleotide sequence atgtctacatgtaggaaaatgcaaatagatccatagttatcactctgcacaaaactaaagtccaagtggatcaaagtccccaacataaaaccagaaaacactaaatctgttagaagaaaaagtggggaaaaacctTGAACTATTTGGCACAGGAggaaacatcctgaacagaacaacaacagcagaggctctaagagcaacaatcaataaatgggacttcatgaaactgaaaagcttctgtaaagcaaaggacactgtcatcagaacaaaaggactgcctacagactgggaaaggatcttcaccaaccccatatctgacagagtgaTAATGTGCAGAATTTATAATGAAcccaagaatttaaacagcaacaaatcaagtaatccaattaaaaaagttgaggtatcccagaaacagaaagacacacatggcatatgctcacttataagtggatattagacaaaaaatataggatgaacatactaaaatctatatacctaaagaagctaaggaagaaagaggaccctgggtaagatgataaatccttattcagaaaggcaaacaggacacaCATCTGaagggggagaaaaaagggaagaggacaggagcctaccacagagggcctttgaaagactttacccagagggtatcaaagcagatgctgaaacacaTAGCCAATCATTTTGTAGagtgagggaatcttatgagagaagggagaggtagaaaaacctggaggggacaggagctccataaggagaacaatagaaccaaaaatttggggctcaggtggcttttctgagactgatattcaaaccaagaaccattcatggagataacttagaacccttgcacagacatagcccatggcagctcagtatccaagtgggttcccttctaatgggaacagagactgtttctgacatgaactcagtggctggctctttgatcacctctccctgatgggggagcaaccttaccacgccacagaggaagacaatgcagccagtcctgatgaggcctggtaggctagggtcagagggaagaggaggaggacctcccctatcagtggactaggggaggggcttgggaggagatgaaggtgggagggttgttttgggaggggaagagggagtgtggtacagctgggaaacaaattgaataaactgtaattaataaaaaataagtaaatttaataataataacaataaggtGCTGTccctctgtttgtctctctccctgtctatccctctgtatctctctctgtctctgtctctctctctctctctttctctctatctttctctcactctttgtctctctctctttccctcttttgtcTTCTCCACCATCACTCTTTCTATGATCATAGAGACATTTTTCATAACAGTTTATGCATATGATCTACTCATGGACCACAGTATGACCTCAACTTTCTGGTCTCTACCAGACACTATTTAGAAATTTAGTTGAGTCAGTTGTTATCTCCTCAGGGCTGTACAACAACTCAGAAGCTTTGGCAGCCCCTGACTTTTGTCCACCTGCTGATGCTGCCCACCTGTCTGGTGGCCAGGGACTGTGTCCCTGGAGGCCTAATCTAGGCTACTGTGTGCCAAACTTCCCTCAACGTGCCAGCCCCAAACATAAGTCTGAAGCATTCCACAAGTGACTTGGACAACTGTAAACTACCTGACTGCTTGTGGACAGTATCAGTTTTCTCACGGCCTCTGAAAGCACATGGCTGAGGGCTCTAAAGCCAAGTTGCCTACTGTGCAGCTGTGAATAAGAGGGCTGATACCTGGCTCAGCTTGTGCAGGGAGGCAGAAGAACCCATCTGATTATTATCTCCCTCCCCATAAAGAGATGGGAGAATTGACCTCCACAGTGGGGGAGACTCAAGTCTTTCAGAACCAGCTGGGGCAGAGTATCACCTACTGCTTACTTGCTGACCACCCTTCTGTGTGCCAGGTTTTGGCTCACATGAAGTAGTGTTTAGGGCATGAGCTGTCACTTCACTTCTCTAATTGGGTATTGCTGAGGTAGCTAATCTCATCTAGCATGTCTTGCCAGTGTGATACAACATATGAAAGACAATGTTTTCCACACATCCTTCTTTGGCCTGAGGTCCACCAAGGAAACTTCTGAGGCCACAGTCCAGATTTCTGGAGAATTTGCAATCTAGGCTGTGCATGGTATCAGCTCTTCATTTCCAGGATTGTCAGTAAGTTTACAAAATGTGAAATGGGTCTCTGGTAAATCTCTAGGGCAAAGTCACCTTAGTAATCTGTTTCCTTGTGTCCTTTGCTTGCCCTTCTCATGCTCCAGTGATAGTTTTTAAAAGCTGGCTATGTCCCCCTTCCTAAGAGCATGTGCGTTATTAGTACAGGCTCCAGATCAAGGAATTTGGATTTAGTTTAGCTCTGGGAGAAGAATCATAGCAGAGACACACTACATAATTTCCACATGACTGatagagcatggaatcttatgaaaaaagtgggaaataggaagatctggagaggagaggaactccacaaggagagcaacagaaccagaaaatttgaaaacagggggctttccagagactcaaactccaaccaagtaccatgcatggagataaactagaaaccctgtacagatgtagcccatagcagttcagtgtccaagtgggtttaatagtaatgggaagagggactgcctctgacataaactgattggcctgctctttgatcacctcccccttaggggggatCAACCATACAAGGCCACAGGagattacaatgcagccactcctgatgagatttgatagactgagatcagaaggaaggagaggaggacctcccctatcagtggactttgggaggggcatgcatgaagaagggggagggcaagtgggattaagaggggtttatgggaggatacaaattgaataaagtgtaactaataaaagttaaaaaataaaaaaatgtaatagaAATTCATGTTGCTGATATTTTTATAGAattctaacagaaaaaaaatgtcggTAATGTTATCTAAGATCCAAGAGTGTTAGCCAATGTTCTcgtaaaagattaaaaaaaaaccctaagggaatatctaaaaaataaaatatgcagataaataaacagtaaaaaaaaattcattttatatcgtgattgtagctccctccctcaactctccttggtcccacctttccttcttcttcccctattccctttccctaatCCACCGATATggagagttctcctcccctgacaattgcccctagcttatcaagtctcagcaggactgcctggatcctcttcatctgttgcctggcaaggtcacattgcctgggggaagtgattgaggaacaggtaactgagttcatgtcagaggcatctTCTGTTACCTTTACCTTGGGacccactgagctgcctatgggctataaaTGAGCAAGGGGCCTAGGTTTTCTTCATGtatcatggtccttggttggtgcatcagtctctgcagactgaCAGATGTATTTAATTTTGCCACTGAGCATACTATTACATAGCAGCATCTGTCCTCCCACCAGTCAGTCAACTTTCCCAAAAACTCTTGTGCAGTTTGGGCCATGAATCATCCTGTGAGTGTTTGCTCCTAGTGTCTGAGGTCTCACCTGGGATCCCAAATCCTCTTCATCCTTCCCTGTCAATAGTTGACCACACCTTTGTGAACATCAAGCCTGGAATGTCTTCTGCTGAATCTTTGAGAGAAGTTTTCatcattacctatctttgttttgacaGGACCCCCAACATCTCCCACAAACCCCAGAACATTGTAACAGCTGTATGAATCATCTCTGACATACTTATTGATGACAGGGGGACTGATGTTGCTTTCCCATCAACCTGACCTAATTTCCTggaaaactttattaattattttattgcttagagattttaaggagggTAAGAGCCACTGCTTAGCTGTGTTTGGAAAATGAGCCTTTATCTACCCCAGATGAAGGAGTGATAGGATTATATTGAAACAGAGAGCTCAGTGGATAGGAAAGAGGAGGTGCTGAAGGCCTTCCATTGTCTTTCAGAGAAGGCTAGTGGAAAGGGCAGTTTGGCTTTGAGTGGTTTGGGGAAGAGCTTTTTAGGATATTGATATGGGCTGCTCCAGGGGACCTTAACAGTCCtttttctggacattctgttgtATCCTAGCAAGCTGTCTGCATTCTCTTTGATGTCATCAGTGTTGTAGCAACAGTAAATACCGTTGGTGGCATTTGGTCAGTGCCTATAGGTTTCTCCTGTAGAAATGTTGTCTAGGCTGAGTAGGCTATTGGGAAGAGCAAAgggagagtgtggagaggccagagggagacagaaggaatcTGGCCTTCGATCTTCATGCTgaagaacaagaaataagtggTTCTGTGGAAAGCACAGTGAGTTGAGGGCAGGGGTTAATGAGCTTCTCAGAAGAGATGGGGTTTGAGCTAGGCCTTCGAGGAGTAGGGCTCAACAGCTGATCGcctctgggaaggaaagggtcttTCCTGATTCTCTGTTTCCTAAAGAACAAACCCAGGTCAGGGATTTGTGATGGTGGTTTTGGCAGGGGGTCAGGAAAATGAGAAGACTATAGCTCCATTCTTTGAGAACTTAATTTCATTCTGAGGTTGGGAGAAGGCCAGCAGAGATATTAATGAGGTGTCCCTCTCAGGGAAGCATGTTGATGCACTGCattctcagcagatttctgtaggttcctTAGGTGTCTGATACCAATAACAATGAGGAATACTCCCCTGGGCAATTGCCTTGTACTCACACATTCAGATGCATTTGTCTTAGACACATATGATCAGGGCTTGGTGGTGCTAATAGTGAGGGACTCTGGGACTTGCCTTCATTTCCTTAGATATCAGCTGACATTCCCCTCAAAATCTGCATGTCTGGGCTTGCTATGTCTTGCATGGCTCTGGAGATTGCAGAACTTAATGAGGCACATGTCTAGCCAGGGTGGTTATGGGCAGAGCATGGATTATGGACTCCATGCTGTGACAATGCATCGTCTCTCCTGTGGCTGTGCCATTCACCTGTCCAAGTTCACTTGTGTTTATCTACCAACAGGCTCTTCCGGGAAGGAATCATCCCAATACTCCAAAATCAATGAGCTGGAGGAGCAGATGACAAAGTTGGAGAAAATGATCATTCAGCTACAGAGGATGACCTGTGAGAGGGATGAACTGCGTGCAATCCTGGCTCATTATACTGACAAGAATTTGAACAACAGGTAGTCATTATGCCCAGTTCTCTGTTGACTGTCTTGATTGCTGTGGGTCAACCCTATCTTTCCTAACATCACAAGAGGCTGCACCTCCATAGCGTCTTCATGGCCAAACTGATTTTCTTGAGTGCATTTGAAAGGCAGAACCTGAAGCCTCATTAGGAGTACCAGAAGCCTAGGGACATAGGCTATTCTGCTTGCTCCAAATGAAAAGCAGATCCTATGGCATGAATCTTAGTGTATCAATAGGACAATAGTGTGTGAGCTATTATCATGCATTTTATAGGCCTTAACAGGTGTTAGCTTGTGGGAGATGCTAGGTGCTGTGCATGTATGGTGAGTCTTTGTACTTGACCAGCAGGTGCATGGGGACTGGTTGCTCTTGGCAGGAGCTGGAGCCTGGGCCCACTTGGTGCATCTCAAGTTGTGCCTGAAAAGCATGGAGCTCATCAGGGCCCCTCTTGGTCTTGTTCATTGTACTCTGAGACAATACCACCTTCCTGAATTTGGCATGCTAATtgctagtttgtgtgtgtgtgtgtgtgtgtgtgtgtgtgtgtgtgtgtgtgtgttatttggcAAATTCCTGAAGGCACATGCATGAATGAGTACTGTCTTCTGTGAATACCACCTTCAGATCCTGGGAGTTGGTGGTGGGTGATGGGACCTGAGAATTTGCTGTCTTATAGTTTTCAAGGGATGCCAGTGCTAAAGCTATGGAGCTGCCCTTTGGGGAGTCAGCACATGTCCCTTGTCCTCACCGTGGTGGCACATTGGAATCTCCTTGGGAGTTAATAAATCCTCTTCCCTGGAACTATTGATGATGTACTCTGTGCATCTGTGTAGCAATAGGACCTCAGGTTTGAGAGTCCCTGCTATAAACATAGGAGAAATGTTATCACAAATTTCTGGAAGGCCCAGGTCTGTGGCATGGACTCCTGGGAACTTCTTAGAAAGCTGATATATTCCTTCAGTGCCATCAAGAGTGTTCATGCAGCCCAGATCCTTTACTTTGATACCCATGCCTCTGCTGTCCTGAGACCAGGATCTTAACTTTAATAAGCCTCTGAAGGTCCTAGCAGTTAGGAAACAGGATGTAGCATCTCCTGGGCTGAGGTAATCCTGGATGCAGCCTAAATTCATGTGATCCTTGAGGCTTTGTTCATGAGGTTATTCACTTCTGGGCCTCTCACCTTAAAACAGGTTCAattttgaatttgcaatcctgAATCTGGAACAACAGAAAATGATGTCAGCTCTGCAGAAATTGCCCCAGGAGTTAAGTGGGGCCTTGGACAAGTACAAGGTGCTGACTAAGGAGACTGAATCTTTCAGGTGAGTGACTGACTTGGCTGGGACCTCAGCACTTGAATGGTATTGCAtctgctcttctttgttttcaatccaaAGTGAGGGCTCTGGTTCTAGCCTGTCTGTCTCTGAGCAAGCAACCTGCCTTTTGGTTCTTGGACCTGTACCACTTGGACTCACTTTTGTTCAGTGTGAAGAGACTATGAGcccctcccaacactgtcctgcCATCCTCAACAGcctctagagagaaaaaaaaatatttgcatcaTGAAAGGGTTGTCTTTTGGGACTCTTGCAGTGGATTTAAATAGCTGGTTTGGATGGGATCCATAAATACCCTGGAATTTTGAAAGAAATGCAGTTCTAGCTTAAAGATGGTTTGCTCTCTATGTGCTGATGTCTTCCAGATATCATGGACTGATAAACACAGATCGGGGACACTTCCTACTCTTGGAGGTGCATGAATTCCTTTTGGTGTCAGGGTTTTCAAAAGAACTTTGAGACTTTCTGAAATGTGTATAGTCTCTGTTTTGGGCATGCCTCTAGGTGATGCTGGAATAGCTAATGCAGGCCACAGTCTGGGACTCTCTGGATACCATGGACATTGTAAGGATGATGGTACTTGGATGTGGGGAGACAAATACTTGCTGTTACGGGCTCACCATATTTTGTCTTTGGTTCAGCCTTCATCACTGCCAGCTCATGACTGACTGGACTAAGCTGACGCTGCAAGTTACCACattgagaaagaagaacagagagcTGCAGAGGAAGCATATTGTGCTGCAaaattcctgtcaggagaaaaacaggaTCTGTGTCGAGGCCCTTGAGAAGATGTGTGGCCTGTGTGCTAGGAAGCAGCAGGTAGGTTGAGGCAGCAGGGGCAGGAGGCCCACCTGAGCAACCAAAAACAGACACTCCCATGtaaccatccacccacccatccatctgttTGCCTACATCTCTTCCAGTTGTTTACTTCTGTGATTATTTACAAGTCTATCTGGGGAGTTAGCCTCTTTTGAGAAACTGGATGATTGAAAAACAAAGTGTCCTGCTCTGCTAGAAATTGTAGTCCACTGAGGGAGAAAGGTGGCTCACACTTCTCACACCTACTTGCAACCATGATAGGAGTGTTGTTATGTGGAAACCCACTTAGGTAGTAGCACAGAGCTTTGAGTCATGACTTCAGGGGTCTGTAGCTCAGCACAGATTCCTCCTCATAATTGTTCAGAATGCTGCATTTCAGAAAATCCCTGCATGTGACTTCATTAGCTTCATACTGCCTGACCTGAGATCTGTTTTCATATTATATGAACtgtaatattttgaaaagaattctGGGTAATGACCTAGGTAACTGACTTCTTTAGATCTCCCAAGATCTTCTTTGCATGAACCAGGATAGGTTAGGTAAGGAAACCATGATGGATCAACATGGAGCTATTTGGAAGGTTAGCTTGGAGACCTCCTTCTTGGGAACTTGGTCTTCTGTGGTTCAATTTAGCTGAACCAGTGCAGTGTTTGTAATTTTCCCATGATATTGGTGTGTGTTGGGATGGAAAAGTTCCTGGAAGAGGAAATAATCACAATAGATGACACCAAAGCCTAGCTAAGTCTAAGAGCCTTGTATACAGCAGGTAGGTCTTAGTAACTCCTTATGCAGCAGAAAAAGTGTTGTAACAGCAATTctcttcatggtgtgtgtgtgtgtgtgtgtgtgtgtgtgtgtgtgtgcatatttgtgtctctctgtgtgttcatgaatgtgtgtgcatgtgttgtgtttctgtgtgtggtgaattggtggtCATCTATGTGAATGTGTGATTGTGAgtaagcatatgtgtgtgtttttatgtatgtgtgttaataGTTGTGTACTTCGCATGTGTGCTGACCCTTATTTGCACATTACTGTCcctattcatgttgtgtgtgtgtgtgcatgtgctcaggTGTGGGTCAGTCCTTGTTGCtatgttgcatgtatgtgtagaGGTGAGTGCTtgtgtaggtgtttgtgttggGTGCTTCTATGTgcaagtgtatgtgtgagtgtcatgtgtctgtgtttatgtgtgaatttgtgtgtgtgtgtttctgcatataCATATGTTGATTTGCTCTTGAAACATCTTAAATGATGAAAGAGACCAGCTTCAATGAGAAAATGTCAGGTTGACTGACTTTTCAGACATCAAACCTCACATGCCGCTGCCCATCTTTCTGCATTCCCAACTTTTGTTTAGAAAAAAGGACACAAAAGCTGCTCTAACTCATAGACTTTGTAGAGGCAAGAATACATATCTTCAAAGAAATCCTTTGGAGTTAAccaaaggaaggggctacaaggaggTGAGGAGAAGGCTGCTATACAAAACAAGGTGCTTGAGAGTCGGGAAAGGCTGGCTAAGGGTCTGTGTGCTTTTTCTGCTCTTGGTGAATAGTGACTGTCCACTGGACAGTGGGGTGCCTTTCTGTGTCTTCCCTGCATCCTGTTTTGTTGTCATCATTGCCAGCaaccattttctttcctccttcacctAATCTTGGCTCAGTAAACAAAGGCCTTGGAGCTTGGCCTGGATTTTACGCATTGAGAGATTTGGAGTTGCGTGTGGTTGCATCTCAGTTCAGCAGAAATCCCATAGCAATGCTGAAGTTTGTGTACAGGGCTGTGTCAGTGCAGCCCCCTTAACCTCATGAAAGTATAAAGCATTCATCTTGTGCTGTGTCTATAGcactcagtaactgcttttattctaCATCACTCAAATATAATCCAAAATGAGCCTTAAGAGGGATGGGAGAAGCGAGGACCCCCAGACATTGCTGGTGGTGTAAAATGAGGTAGTCCTGTGAGAGGCCGTAAATAATTTTTCAACATCCTGAAGGGCAGTCACAAGGTGACTTCGCAATTCCAGAACTAGAAGTAGGTATCCATAGATAAAACAGAAGGCATCAGGGTTGTAACAGTCTTCTTCATAGTAGAAATAGTTGAAAATTTCCAGGTGTCCATCAGCTTATAGGTGTACCATATGGTCCACCCTTCATGGAAATATCGTTCATCATGAAATAAAGACACTCAAGATCATTTGGCCTTGAGTTAATCAgccttctgttactcaaaaaGATCCCTGATCCTATCAGAGggagaacctttttttttcttttttttgtcttagttGTGGAGATTTTCTCATTTCATAGGCTCAATGTTTTGGTTCAAAGCGATGCAGGCTATGAATAAGGGAGCTCCATTAGTAGGAAGCTGCTCACCTTGGAACAACTGGGAATGAGTGGGACAGAACAAGGAGCTGGTTCACCACCATCCCCAGGTCTTGGGCTGGGGAAAAAAACAATATTGCAAGCTTCGGGCACTTGCTATGTAGGCTTGGCTAAAAAGGCAAGACCCAGTGGGTCCACATGTCTACACAGAAGTTTTAGGAAaagtactttatccactgaactgTCTATATTCTATGTCCACTAATTTCTTATCCCTTCTaaagaaaggtaacattgttCTATATAGGATCCCTGGTGATCTCTTACATTACTGGTAAAATAATCATGTTACTGCAATGCAGTATAGTTGTATGTGAgcatacatgtatttctgtatgttcaggagtttgtgtgtgtgtgtgtgtgtcaatgtgcACAGGTGgttttgcacaaccatgttcacagcacctctgaacacaatcttctaaaaaacagaaactaaaagcaATAGAGAAAAGAATCCAGGACCTACTGGAACAGAAAATGCTGGACAGCCAGGAAAGGGACTTGGCAGAAAAGATGCAGCATCACACTGATGTCattgagatgaggtaggaacccaGGGATTGAGTGGAGGGTggaaccaagtgggtaccctttGGCTTTGTGTCTTGTCCTTTTGGGTTTCTGGCCATCTGCATGGCTCTCAACCACAGCCATGGAAAGAACACCTCTGAGTATTAACTGGTCCAGTCACCAagaacttctgtccaggaaacaacATGTGTTCCTTAGTGTTTCTGTGGATGGTGCACCCCctcctcttttctagcctctctaGTATTATCTGAGAACCTTATCCCTTGGTTTCCCCACAAATCCTCTTAGTACTAAACCTAGCAAGGGGAGTATCCCTTGTAGAAGAAAGTATGACTCTTGACATGTTATTTTCCTTCAGGAATATCACCTTTAGAGGTCAGTTCCTACACTTGGGCACATTTTCATGTAGCATACTCCTACTGAATCCAGGCTCCCTGCAGTGACAgggcattcctgtgagatgatttctttgattataAACAGGGCACTTGGTTGACAAGGTTACCCAGGCAGGTTTCTGGACTGTAGGAAAACTCAAGGCCTTCACTGCAGTGAGTAGGCCCTGAAGAGGGACTCTACATAGGTAACTAGGTTGCTCACATCTTTTCTCAAGTGTGACTCAgacattaattaattagttaattaattaatcatctGGACTGACTATTGGAGAAATgtgctgttatttttctatttcaatgCAGTGTGTAGGTTTCAGTTCATCTTCccgcagtttttaaaaatgtgagaaaaaaatatccaGGCACATGTACTCTCTGACCATTTTTCTTTGGGAAATGCAGGGAATGATCTCACCTGAAAGGTCATCCTGGACTGTCCAGCTGAATAGAGTTTGTGTAGAGTCAACAGCTGACATGGCTTACCTTCACTAggcttctgttccttccttccttccgtagGTCTGAAATactccagtctgacctggaaggagccacagccCAGGAAGAGAGCTCCCCACAGACAGAGCTTCTGCAGCCGGacaactgagttttccaggcaaTTGAGCGACTATCCCATCCCATCCTCAGCAACTCTGGTAATCCTGGGGTGGTTTTTCTTCCTTGACTTTGGTTTCCTATGTGTAAACTGGCCTTGATTTTGTCTTTCCTCAGGCCTAGCATGGGTGCCTCTGGGTTTGATTGattgtctttccttcttctctgacaGCTCCTTTGAGAGAACTGAGGagacagtaaaaaagaaagaaagaaagaaagccacagAGAAGTTGAACACAACATTTTTTACTCTATAATCAAGGGCTcctcacaaaaaacaaacaaacaaacaaacaaacaaaaaacccccaaaaagACACCCCTTTTGAAAATGTGAACTCACCTTTGAATCCAATATCAATTGACTTATGTGCATGCTGCTAAATCTTTAGAAAGAGAATGTTGTTTAGCTTAATTTATTGTTtgacccagaatctccaaaacgattctgtacgacaacagatcatctggaggtatctccattcctgatctcaagctgtactacagggcaacagtaataaaaactgcatggtattggcatagaaacagaaaggaggatcaatggaaccgcatagaagacccagaaataaatccacacacctatgaatactccatattcgacaaagaagccaattccatttaatggaaaaaagacagcatcttcaacaaatggtgctggaccaactggatgtctacatgcagaaaaatgaaaacagatccatatctatcaccctgcacaaaactaaagtcaaagtggatcaaggacctcaacataaaaccagataccctaaatcaattggaaaaaaaaagtggggaacagcctagaactcattggcacaggagacaacttcctgaacagaacaccaacagcacaggctctaagagcaacaatcaataaatgggacctcatgaaactgaaaagtttctgtaaagcaaaggataccgtcatcaaaacaaaacgacctcctacagattgggaaagaatcttcactaaccctttatctgacagaggactaatatccagtatatacaaagaactaaagaagctgaaaagcagcaatccaagtaatccaattaaaaaatcgggaacagagctaaacagagaattctcgacagaggaatatcgaatggcagaaaaacacttaaagaaatgctcatcctcattagccatcagggaaatgcaaatcaaaacgaccctgagatatcaccttacacacatcagaatggccaagatgaaaaactcaagtgataacacatgctggagcggttgtggagaaaggggaaccctcctccactgctggtgggaatgtaaactggtacaaccactctggaaagctatctggcgctttctaagacaaataggaatagtgcttcctccagacccagctataccactgctaggtatatacccaaagtttgttcaagtacacaaaaaggacacttgctcaaccatgtttatagcagctctatttgtaatagccagaacctggaaacaacccagatgtccatcaacggtggaatgggtacagaaattatggtatttttatacaatggaatactactcagcaatcaaaaaggaggaaatcatgaaatttgcaggcaaatggtgggatctagaaaagatcattctgagtgaaatatcccagaaggagaaagacaaacatgggatatactcacttatatagacctataagatatgataaacataatgaaatctatacacctaaaaaagataatcaattgagctgacatggggtaagatgatcaatcctcatttagaaagacagatgggatgtgcattgaacgtatgacaggagtctactgagcgcatctgaaagactctaagttgcagtgttttcaaagcaaagactcatgaccaaacctttggcagagtacagggaatcataagaaagaaggggagttagtctgatggggaaaggataggagctccaccaggaccaaatatatctgggcacagggtcttttctgagactgacattcaaccaaggaccatgtatggatataacctagaacctccactcagatgtagcctgtggtagctcagtaaccaattggtttcccagagtgaggggaacagggactatttctaacaggaactcaatgactggctctttggtctccccatccccgaagggaggagcagtcctgttaggccacagaggagggctttgcagccagtcctgaagatacctgataaaacaggatcagatgaatggggaggaggtcccccctatcagtggacttggaaaggggcacggtggagatgagggagggagggagggactgggagggaatgagggatcgggac is from Meriones unguiculatus strain TT.TT164.6M chromosome 9, Bangor_MerUng_6.1, whole genome shotgun sequence and encodes:
- the LOC132656419 gene encoding uncharacterized protein LOC132656419 codes for the protein MTKLEKMIIQLQRMTCERDELRAILAHYTDKNLNNRFNFEFAILNLEQQKMMSALQKLPQELSGALDKYKVLTKETESFSLHHCQLMTDWTKLTLQVTTLRKKNRELQRKHIVLQNSCQEKNRICVEALEKMCGLCARKQQKLKAIEKRIQDLLEQKMLDSQERDLAEKMQHHTDVIEMRSEILQSDLEGATAQEESSPQTELLQPDN